In Amycolatopsis coloradensis, one genomic interval encodes:
- the pheT gene encoding phenylalanine--tRNA ligase subunit beta: MKVPASWLTEHLDVDEEVTAQDLADAFVRIGIEVDDVRKLEPVTGPLVVGRVAEIEELTEFKKPVRFCRVDVGESDDDIDKPVENLDDDEDDDEGPFEDDGPTGIKTRGIICGASNFAEGDLVVVALPGTVLPGGFEIGARKTYGRLSDGMICSASELGIGDDHSGILVLPPSTASPGEDANKLLGLEDTVLEVTPTPDRGYTLSVRGLARELSNALDVPFGDPASIEVPEAESDAWPVHLEDTEGCKRFVLRRVKNLDATAPTPWWMRRRLMLAGIRSISLAVDVTNYVMLELGHPLHAFATGSVKGDLVVRKAKPGEKLTTLDDVERTLDADDVVIADDSGVISLAGTMGGASTEITPESTDVLLEAAHWDPSSISRTARRHKLFSEAAKRFERYTDPQLCAVAVELAARLLRQYGEGSILPGRTDEGGVEPNPPVTMPISLPDQVAGVRYERGVTVKRLSQIGCKVNVGTAEDGTALVTAVPPSWRGDLVQPADLVEEVLRLEGYDSIPSVLPDAPAGRGLTDTQRRRRSVARALAENGYVEVLPFPFISDSVWDAFGLPEDDVRRSTVKVRNPLEADKDRMASTLLPGLLDTLQRNISRGFKDVSLFHIGQVVLPGPNPIPMPSLGVDRRPTDEELAVLEAAVPPQPLHVAVVLAGQRARAGWWGAGEQANWADAVQAARLVAQAAGVELTTAAADQPPWHPGRCAQLRVGQWPVGYAGELHPKVVEALGLPPRTVAMELDLDAIPIPDGRPAPRISAYPPVLLDVALVAEASVPSADLAEALREGAGELLEDITLFDSYQGEQLGEGKRSVAYKLRFRAADRTLTVDEATKARDAAVAVAGERFGASLRA; this comes from the coding sequence GTGAAGGTCCCAGCCAGCTGGCTGACCGAACACCTCGACGTCGACGAGGAGGTCACGGCCCAGGATCTGGCCGACGCCTTCGTGCGCATCGGCATCGAGGTCGACGACGTCCGGAAACTCGAACCGGTCACCGGCCCGCTCGTGGTCGGCCGCGTCGCCGAGATCGAAGAGCTCACCGAGTTCAAGAAGCCGGTCCGGTTCTGCCGGGTCGATGTCGGCGAATCCGACGACGACATCGACAAGCCTGTCGAGAACCTCGACGATGACGAGGACGACGACGAAGGTCCTTTCGAGGACGACGGCCCCACGGGGATCAAGACCCGCGGGATCATCTGCGGCGCCTCGAACTTCGCCGAGGGCGACCTGGTCGTCGTCGCGCTGCCTGGCACCGTGCTGCCCGGTGGGTTCGAGATCGGGGCGCGCAAGACCTACGGCCGCCTCAGCGACGGCATGATCTGCTCCGCGAGCGAACTCGGCATCGGTGACGACCACTCCGGCATCCTGGTGCTGCCGCCGAGCACGGCCAGCCCCGGCGAGGACGCGAACAAGCTGCTCGGCCTCGAAGACACCGTCCTCGAGGTGACGCCGACCCCGGACCGCGGGTACACCCTGTCGGTCCGCGGCCTGGCCCGCGAGCTGTCCAACGCGCTCGACGTCCCGTTCGGCGACCCGGCGTCCATCGAGGTCCCCGAGGCCGAGAGTGACGCCTGGCCGGTGCACCTCGAAGACACCGAGGGCTGCAAGAGGTTCGTACTGCGCCGGGTCAAGAACCTCGACGCGACCGCACCGACGCCGTGGTGGATGCGCCGCCGCCTGATGCTGGCGGGTATCCGCTCGATTTCGCTCGCGGTCGACGTGACCAACTACGTCATGCTCGAACTCGGGCATCCGCTGCACGCCTTCGCGACCGGTTCGGTCAAGGGCGATCTGGTGGTGCGCAAGGCGAAGCCGGGCGAGAAACTGACCACTTTGGACGATGTCGAGCGCACGCTCGACGCGGACGACGTGGTGATCGCCGACGACAGCGGGGTCATCTCGCTGGCGGGCACGATGGGTGGCGCGTCGACCGAGATCACGCCGGAGAGCACCGATGTGCTGCTCGAAGCGGCGCACTGGGATCCCTCGTCGATCAGCCGGACGGCCCGCCGTCACAAGCTGTTCTCCGAGGCGGCCAAGCGGTTCGAGCGCTACACCGACCCGCAGCTGTGCGCGGTGGCCGTCGAGCTCGCCGCACGCCTGCTGCGTCAGTACGGCGAGGGCTCGATCCTGCCCGGCCGCACCGACGAGGGCGGCGTCGAGCCGAACCCGCCGGTGACCATGCCGATCAGCCTGCCCGACCAGGTGGCCGGGGTGCGGTACGAGCGCGGCGTCACGGTCAAACGGCTCTCGCAGATCGGCTGCAAGGTCAACGTGGGCACGGCCGAGGACGGCACCGCGCTGGTGACCGCCGTCCCGCCGAGCTGGCGCGGTGACCTGGTGCAGCCCGCCGACCTGGTCGAGGAGGTGCTCCGGCTGGAGGGCTACGACAGCATCCCGTCGGTGCTGCCAGACGCCCCGGCGGGCCGGGGCCTCACCGACACGCAGCGCCGCCGTCGTTCGGTCGCGCGTGCGCTGGCGGAGAACGGCTACGTCGAGGTGCTGCCCTTCCCGTTCATCTCGGACTCGGTCTGGGACGCGTTCGGGCTGCCCGAGGACGACGTCCGCCGCAGCACCGTGAAGGTCCGCAACCCGCTGGAGGCGGACAAGGACCGGATGGCGAGCACCTTGCTGCCGGGGCTGCTGGATACCTTGCAGCGCAACATCTCCCGTGGTTTCAAGGATGTCTCGCTGTTCCACATCGGACAGGTCGTGCTGCCCGGGCCGAACCCGATCCCGATGCCTTCGCTCGGGGTGGACCGGCGCCCGACCGACGAGGAGCTCGCGGTGCTGGAGGCGGCGGTCCCGCCGCAGCCGCTGCACGTCGCCGTCGTGCTCGCGGGCCAGCGTGCCCGTGCCGGCTGGTGGGGTGCGGGCGAGCAGGCGAACTGGGCCGACGCGGTGCAGGCCGCGCGGCTGGTCGCGCAGGCCGCCGGTGTCGAGCTGACCACCGCCGCCGCGGACCAGCCGCCGTGGCACCCCGGGCGCTGCGCGCAGCTGCGGGTGGGCCAGTGGCCCGTCGGTTACGCCGGTGAGCTGCACCCGAAGGTCGTCGAGGCGCTCGGGCTGCCGCCGCGTACCGTCGCGATGGAACTCGACCTGGACGCGATCCCGATCCCGGACGGCCGTCCGGCGCCGCGGATCTCGGCGTACCCGCCGGTGCTGCTCGACGTCGCCCTCGTCGCCGAGGCGAGCGTCCCGTCAGCCGACCTGGCCGAGGCGCTGCGCGAAGGCGCGGGCGAACTGCTCGAGGACATCACGCTGTTCGACTCGTACCAGGGTGAGCAGCTGGGCGAGGGCAAGCGTTCGGTGGCGTACAAGCTGCGGTTCCGTGCCGCGGACCGCACGCTGACCGTCGACGAGGCCACCAAGGCCCGCGACGCCGCCGTCGCGGTCGCGGGTGAACGCTTCGGCGCGAGCCTGCGGGCCTGA
- a CDS encoding tetratricopeptide repeat protein — MSRPDGRSSIQDIARARLSDGFVGRVGEREDFRSNLGLPGSDRRRRYLYSVHGLAGVGKSFLLDQLRGIAEETRAAVAFADDRQQDLPATLVKLAKDLARAGHEMRRFEKRHESYLKARERLHNDPQAPAAGRELVTKTVVKAGLGVAKTLPGGSIAADAIDADATAKQLEQLQVYLAAKFKRKADVQLLLEPAEELTKPFVEDLWRIPETRQIALFFDTFERTAPVLETWLLDLFGGLYGDLPQNLVFTVAGQFPLDEAKWNRHAPLVREIELRPFTEPEARRLLAEHGITDEKVVEIVLRLTDGLPVLVAMLARGNPAEADAVGDPSDDAVKRFLHWVPEKARKDIAATASLPRFLDEDVIGVLTGKESAGEIFRWLRELPFVGRRELPVRYHPVVRGPMVRMERGRSPGEFAERHRRLSEYYEGRCAELGFSRHRDAWNDERWQRRKLEQTYHRLCGDPAEALPDALLGAAEMITTGTASARVWARMMEQAGADADAPAVLGWGQRLAAAVGDGEIPVLDLLAGAGELDAARLSTVLRRRAWAYEGQDDVAAAKRDFDRAVDLNPADPYAWSDRGNLFHNEGDWERALSDLDRAIELDPTYAYSWRGRGSARAELGDLEGAMADLDEAVRLQPDHRWAYTIRSEVHFKRGDVRKAIDEIDIAIRLDPDYAWAVHYRATLFAELGDKEEALACHRAAAALRPKDVFYLTELASFLEQTGDEDAATATFDTIVAADPGSASAHAMRGAFHHRGKRHRLAIDGFTTALRIDPDYEWAYYMRGRAYDDLEDRTAALADYERAIELAPEDAENHLRRGIVLSRLGRNGEALEALSRAIELEPGNVLAHARRAMTHRRSGEHPAALADIDVAVAASPEMAFFHTTRGDILRGLDRHEEARAALDEGVRLGQDEGYACYRRAHHRLLFGEFEGALSDVDSALAAGDDETGALRADIHRQAGEYGEAIRELRELVVSDPDDADHRENLGEALLFAGETDEAMEILRPLAPESVWARNLLAIAWLKAGRTEEAHQSFAAGLDEAVKRNAAEDLGWEDRVQPLFYLLALGRHADATRELRALLEKEPPRETRLILLRDLKDLRELMPELGGEIEELIALVPRPVLTRPGV; from the coding sequence GTGTCACGTCCAGACGGTCGGTCCAGTATCCAAGACATCGCCCGCGCCCGGCTGAGCGACGGTTTCGTCGGCAGGGTCGGGGAACGCGAGGACTTCCGGAGCAATCTGGGGCTGCCCGGAAGCGATCGGCGCCGCCGATATCTGTACTCGGTGCACGGTCTCGCCGGGGTCGGCAAGTCCTTCCTGCTCGACCAGCTTCGCGGTATCGCCGAGGAAACCCGCGCCGCCGTCGCCTTCGCGGACGACCGGCAACAGGATCTGCCCGCGACACTGGTCAAACTGGCGAAGGACCTCGCTCGCGCCGGACACGAGATGCGCCGGTTCGAGAAACGCCACGAGTCCTACCTCAAGGCCAGGGAACGGCTTCACAACGATCCGCAGGCTCCGGCGGCAGGCCGCGAGCTCGTGACGAAGACCGTGGTCAAGGCCGGCCTCGGCGTGGCGAAGACCCTGCCCGGCGGAAGCATCGCCGCCGACGCGATCGACGCGGACGCGACGGCGAAACAGCTGGAGCAGTTGCAGGTCTACCTCGCGGCGAAGTTCAAGCGGAAGGCCGATGTCCAGCTGCTCCTGGAACCGGCGGAAGAGCTGACCAAACCGTTCGTCGAAGATCTCTGGCGTATTCCGGAGACCCGGCAGATCGCGCTGTTCTTCGACACCTTCGAACGGACGGCGCCGGTACTGGAGACCTGGCTGCTCGACCTGTTCGGGGGACTGTACGGCGATCTCCCGCAGAACCTGGTGTTCACGGTCGCGGGCCAGTTCCCGCTGGACGAGGCGAAATGGAACCGGCACGCGCCGCTGGTGCGTGAGATCGAACTCCGGCCGTTCACCGAGCCGGAGGCGCGCCGCCTGCTCGCCGAGCACGGGATCACCGACGAAAAGGTCGTCGAGATCGTGCTGCGGCTGACCGACGGCCTGCCCGTTCTCGTCGCCATGCTGGCTCGCGGGAACCCCGCCGAAGCGGACGCGGTCGGCGATCCCAGTGACGACGCGGTCAAGCGGTTCCTGCACTGGGTTCCCGAAAAGGCCAGAAAGGACATCGCCGCCACGGCGTCGTTGCCCCGCTTCCTGGACGAGGACGTCATCGGCGTGCTGACCGGGAAGGAAAGCGCGGGCGAGATCTTCCGCTGGCTGCGGGAACTGCCGTTCGTCGGGCGCCGTGAGCTCCCGGTGCGCTATCACCCGGTGGTTCGCGGCCCGATGGTGCGCATGGAACGCGGCCGTTCACCCGGCGAGTTCGCCGAACGTCATCGCAGGCTCAGCGAATACTACGAAGGCCGGTGCGCCGAACTCGGCTTCAGCCGCCACCGCGACGCGTGGAACGACGAGCGCTGGCAGAGGCGAAAGCTCGAACAGACCTACCACCGGCTCTGCGGCGACCCGGCCGAGGCGCTGCCGGACGCGCTGCTCGGCGCCGCCGAGATGATCACCACCGGCACCGCTTCCGCCCGCGTTTGGGCGCGCATGATGGAGCAGGCGGGTGCCGACGCGGACGCGCCAGCGGTCCTGGGCTGGGGGCAGCGCCTGGCCGCCGCGGTCGGCGACGGTGAGATCCCGGTGCTCGACCTGCTCGCCGGTGCGGGCGAACTCGACGCGGCCCGGCTTTCCACCGTGCTCCGGCGCCGCGCGTGGGCCTACGAAGGGCAAGACGACGTCGCCGCGGCGAAGCGGGACTTCGACCGGGCTGTCGATCTGAACCCCGCCGATCCCTACGCGTGGAGCGATCGGGGCAACCTGTTCCACAACGAGGGCGACTGGGAACGGGCACTGTCGGACCTGGACCGGGCGATCGAACTCGATCCGACCTACGCCTACTCGTGGCGTGGGCGCGGTTCGGCCAGGGCCGAGCTCGGCGACCTCGAGGGTGCGATGGCCGACCTCGACGAGGCCGTTCGCCTCCAGCCCGATCACCGGTGGGCCTACACCATCCGGAGCGAGGTGCACTTCAAGCGCGGTGACGTCCGGAAGGCGATCGACGAGATCGACATCGCGATCAGGCTCGATCCCGACTACGCCTGGGCCGTCCACTACCGGGCCACGTTGTTCGCCGAACTGGGAGACAAGGAAGAGGCGCTCGCCTGCCACCGCGCTGCCGCCGCCCTCCGCCCGAAGGACGTGTTCTACCTGACCGAGCTCGCGTCGTTCCTCGAGCAGACCGGAGACGAGGACGCGGCGACGGCGACCTTCGACACGATCGTCGCGGCGGACCCTGGCAGCGCCAGTGCCCATGCGATGCGGGGGGCGTTCCACCACCGCGGTAAGCGGCACCGGCTCGCCATCGACGGCTTCACCACCGCGCTCCGGATCGACCCGGACTACGAGTGGGCGTACTACATGCGCGGGCGGGCATACGACGACCTGGAAGATCGCACGGCGGCGCTCGCCGACTACGAGCGCGCCATCGAACTGGCTCCCGAAGACGCCGAGAATCACCTCCGGCGAGGAATAGTGCTCAGCCGCCTGGGAAGGAATGGCGAAGCGCTGGAGGCTTTGAGCCGCGCGATCGAACTCGAACCCGGTAACGTGCTGGCGCACGCCCGGCGCGCGATGACGCACCGGAGGTCCGGCGAACACCCGGCCGCCCTCGCCGACATCGACGTCGCGGTCGCGGCGAGCCCGGAGATGGCCTTCTTCCACACCACCCGGGGGGACATCCTCAGAGGTCTCGACCGGCACGAGGAAGCCCGCGCCGCGTTGGACGAGGGGGTCCGGCTGGGACAGGACGAGGGATACGCCTGCTATCGGCGTGCCCACCACCGCCTCCTCTTCGGCGAGTTCGAGGGCGCTTTGTCCGATGTGGACAGCGCGCTGGCCGCCGGTGACGACGAGACCGGCGCCCTGCGCGCGGACATCCACCGTCAGGCGGGTGAGTACGGCGAAGCCATCCGGGAGCTGCGCGAACTGGTCGTCTCGGATCCCGATGACGCCGATCACCGCGAGAACCTCGGGGAGGCTTTGCTGTTCGCGGGGGAGACGGACGAGGCGATGGAGATCCTGCGTCCGCTAGCGCCGGAGTCCGTGTGGGCTCGCAATCTCCTCGCGATCGCCTGGCTGAAGGCTGGAAGAACTGAGGAAGCTCACCAGTCCTTCGCCGCCGGACTCGACGAAGCAGTCAAGCGGAACGCGGCAGAAGACCTCGGCTGGGAGGACCGGGTTCAGCCGCTCTTCTATCTTCTCGCCCTCGGACGTCACGCCGACGCGACACGTGAACTCAGGGCATTGCTGGAGAAGGAACCGCCCCGCGAGACGCGACTCATCCTGCTCCGCGACCTGAAAGACCTTCGAGAGCTGATGCCCGAACTCGGCGGAGAGATCGAGGAACTCATCGCCCTCGTTCCCCGGCCGGTGCTCACTCGCCCAGGTGTTTGA
- a CDS encoding DNA alkylation repair protein, producing the protein MDEVKSLVSAVRNGLAGLADPEKAPSMRAYMKSEMPFLGVASPPRTALLKRVYAEHPLPDRVSFSTAVLTLWREAEFREERYAAIALSGHRAYARWQDGDLLGLYEEMIVTGAWWDYVDEVAIRRVGPILRAEPDTVTTLMLTWAYDEDRWRRRTSVICQIGAKGGTDTDLLTRSVEANIDDKDFFLRKGIGWALREYAKTEPDWVRAFVTAHPALSTLSRKEALKHLGE; encoded by the coding sequence GTGGACGAGGTGAAAAGCCTGGTTTCAGCGGTTCGCAACGGTTTGGCCGGACTGGCCGATCCGGAAAAGGCTCCGTCGATGCGGGCGTACATGAAGTCGGAGATGCCGTTCCTCGGGGTGGCGTCCCCACCTCGGACGGCCTTGCTGAAGCGGGTTTACGCCGAACATCCGCTACCCGATCGAGTGAGTTTCTCGACGGCAGTTCTCACCTTGTGGCGTGAAGCGGAATTCCGTGAAGAGCGCTATGCGGCGATCGCCCTGTCCGGTCACCGTGCCTACGCCCGCTGGCAGGACGGCGATCTGCTCGGCCTGTACGAGGAGATGATCGTGACGGGCGCCTGGTGGGACTACGTGGACGAAGTCGCGATCCGCCGGGTCGGGCCGATCCTGCGGGCGGAGCCGGATACGGTGACCACGCTGATGCTGACCTGGGCCTACGACGAGGACAGGTGGCGTCGCCGCACGTCGGTCATCTGCCAGATCGGCGCCAAGGGCGGAACGGACACCGACCTGCTCACCCGCTCGGTCGAAGCCAACATCGACGACAAGGACTTCTTCCTGCGCAAAGGGATCGGCTGGGCCCTGCGCGAGTACGCGAAGACCGAGCCGGACTGGGTGCGCGCCTTTGTCACCGCGCATCCGGCGCTGTCCACGCTGTCCAGGAAGGAGGCGCTCAAACACCTGGGCGAGTGA
- a CDS encoding alpha/beta hydrolase — MKKFVAALAVAGIGVGTMALAPSATAASASDFDPKPISWGACTRPSLVKAGAECGFLEVPLDYAKPGGEKISIAVSRVKHKAAKSQGVMLVNPGGPGGSGLGLSTLGRAVPKKAGEEYDWIGFDPRGVGESKPSLTCDGNYASYNRPQYVPTTRAIETAWREKAKGYAKACAKNGAILDHIKTMDVAKDVDSLRKALGEKQINYYGFSYGTYLGQVYSTLFPQNVRRMVFDGTVDPRDVWYKANLNQDIAFDKNIKTYFGWIAKYDDVYHLGKTAAAVEKLWYAEQKKLYDKPAGGVIGGSEWTDIFLQAGYYVFGWEDIANAFAGWVHKGDWQTLKGLYDDSNPPGQDNGYAVYAAVQCTDVAWPQSWPRWKFDNWVTHFRAPFETWGNAWFNAPCLDWPAKPGKPVEIDGSKVPGILLVNEENDAATPYPGSIEVRKRYPNSSLISAPGGTTHSGSLSGVSCVDDKIADYLLTGKLPVRKPGNGSDVQCSPVPAPVPAGASAAAKSDLPSSVTEVKKEALAQALPF; from the coding sequence GTGAAGAAATTCGTTGCCGCCCTGGCGGTCGCGGGGATCGGCGTCGGCACCATGGCGCTCGCTCCCTCCGCCACGGCCGCCTCGGCGTCGGACTTCGATCCGAAGCCCATCTCCTGGGGAGCCTGTACTCGCCCGAGCCTGGTCAAGGCCGGCGCGGAATGCGGTTTCCTCGAGGTCCCGTTGGACTACGCGAAGCCCGGCGGTGAGAAGATCTCGATCGCCGTCTCGCGTGTGAAGCACAAGGCCGCCAAGTCGCAGGGCGTCATGCTGGTCAACCCGGGCGGACCCGGCGGCTCCGGCCTCGGCCTCTCGACCCTCGGCAGGGCCGTCCCCAAGAAGGCGGGTGAAGAGTACGACTGGATCGGGTTCGACCCGCGCGGCGTGGGGGAGAGCAAGCCGTCCCTGACCTGCGACGGGAACTACGCCTCCTACAACCGCCCGCAGTACGTGCCGACCACGCGCGCCATCGAGACCGCGTGGCGTGAGAAGGCGAAGGGCTACGCGAAGGCGTGCGCCAAGAACGGCGCGATCCTCGACCACATCAAGACCATGGATGTGGCGAAGGACGTCGACAGCCTGCGCAAGGCGCTGGGCGAGAAGCAGATCAACTACTACGGCTTCTCCTATGGCACCTACCTCGGGCAGGTCTACAGCACACTGTTCCCGCAGAACGTGCGGCGGATGGTGTTCGACGGCACCGTCGACCCCCGCGACGTCTGGTACAAGGCGAACCTGAACCAGGACATCGCCTTCGACAAGAACATCAAGACCTACTTCGGCTGGATCGCGAAGTACGACGACGTCTACCACCTCGGCAAGACCGCGGCCGCGGTCGAGAAGCTGTGGTACGCCGAGCAGAAGAAGCTGTACGACAAGCCCGCGGGTGGCGTCATCGGCGGGTCCGAGTGGACGGACATCTTCCTGCAGGCGGGCTACTACGTGTTCGGCTGGGAAGACATCGCGAACGCGTTCGCCGGCTGGGTGCACAAGGGCGACTGGCAGACCTTGAAGGGCCTGTACGACGACTCCAACCCGCCGGGCCAGGACAACGGCTACGCGGTGTACGCGGCCGTGCAGTGCACCGACGTGGCGTGGCCGCAGAGCTGGCCCCGCTGGAAGTTCGACAACTGGGTCACGCACTTCCGGGCGCCGTTCGAAACCTGGGGCAACGCGTGGTTCAACGCGCCGTGCCTCGACTGGCCCGCGAAGCCGGGCAAGCCGGTGGAGATCGACGGGAGCAAGGTCCCCGGCATCCTGCTCGTCAACGAGGAGAACGACGCCGCGACGCCGTACCCCGGCAGCATCGAGGTCCGCAAGCGCTACCCGAACTCCAGCCTGATCAGCGCTCCGGGTGGCACGACGCACTCGGGCTCGCTGTCCGGTGTGTCCTGTGTGGACGACAAGATCGCGGATTACCTGCTGACCGGAAAGCTGCCGGTGCGCAAGCCGGGCAACGGTTCGGACGTGCAGTGCTCCCCGGTCCCGGCGCCGGTTCCCGCCGGTGCTTCCGCGGCCGCCAAGTCCGACCTTCCGTCCTCGGTCACCGAAGTGAAGAAGGAGGCGCTGGCTCAGGCGCTGCCTTTCTGA
- a CDS encoding DUF6294 family protein has translation MKTKARRMALFVTMLVFTIGAVFVTPASAGTTGSTTAQATCTGADSCWFTWGRIQAGDCTMDNAKWTLRRNGSASFEATIVSSDSNDAWLMWVNTLDSNGIVLGPIHHGGDTKFVKGTVKNVWHWWFAEGSFDAAFFDRIHSMRMTSHC, from the coding sequence ATGAAAACCAAAGCACGTCGGATGGCGCTTTTCGTGACGATGCTCGTGTTCACGATCGGGGCCGTCTTCGTCACGCCCGCCTCGGCCGGGACGACGGGGTCCACCACCGCGCAGGCCACCTGCACCGGAGCGGATTCCTGCTGGTTCACCTGGGGTCGCATCCAGGCAGGCGACTGCACGATGGACAACGCGAAATGGACGCTCAGACGCAACGGCAGCGCTTCGTTCGAAGCGACGATCGTCAGCAGCGACAGCAACGACGCGTGGCTGATGTGGGTGAACACCCTGGACAGCAACGGCATCGTCCTCGGGCCCATCCATCACGGCGGTGACACCAAGTTCGTCAAGGGCACCGTCAAGAACGTGTGGCACTGGTGGTTCGCCGAGGGGTCGTTCGACGCCGCGTTCTTCGACCGCATCCACAGCATGCGGATGACGAGCCACTGCTAG
- a CDS encoding helix-turn-helix domain containing protein yields MTIVEEHRTEIRVQDTVYRIEVAAREGGGAAGEDRWVTVMVGGAGPQEEPVAEGRLDMDAEAVPALATVLSDTLLAFAGRGNARNGRRRSADRPAQQGSPWSDELDAELESRWLAGESVEEIARRFERTPGGIRARLPRVGCDPERRGAYLPIPPSRREGGELG; encoded by the coding sequence ATGACCATCGTCGAAGAGCACCGGACCGAGATCCGCGTGCAGGACACCGTTTATCGCATCGAGGTCGCCGCCCGTGAGGGTGGCGGCGCGGCCGGGGAAGACCGCTGGGTGACCGTCATGGTCGGCGGAGCCGGACCGCAAGAAGAGCCTGTCGCCGAAGGCAGGCTCGATATGGACGCCGAAGCCGTACCGGCCTTGGCGACCGTCCTTTCCGACACCCTCCTGGCGTTCGCCGGGCGGGGCAACGCCAGGAACGGCCGCCGAAGATCGGCGGACCGCCCCGCCCAGCAGGGCTCGCCGTGGTCCGACGAGCTGGACGCGGAACTGGAAAGCCGTTGGCTGGCCGGGGAAAGCGTCGAGGAGATCGCACGGCGGTTCGAGCGGACACCGGGCGGGATCCGGGCCCGGTTGCCCAGGGTCGGCTGCGACCCGGAGCGCCGGGGCGCGTATCTCCCGATCCCGCCGAGCAGGCGAGAGGGAGGTGAACTCGGCTGA
- a CDS encoding YafY family protein → MTDTPARLLSLLSLLQTPREWPGSELADRLEVSPRTIRRDIDRLRELGYPVEASRGSEGGYRLVAGTAMPPLLLDDEEAVAIAVGLRSAAGQAISGIEESSVRALAKLEQVLPSRLRYRVGALGAATVPIPGTGSVVDPEHLTVFAGAIANTERTRFTYRTGDGTESRRHVEPHRLVSAGRRWYLLGYDLDRDDWRIFRADRISEPRATGGRATPRQPPAKDVAAYVTDKMYSLLPTYSACVTLHAPIGQVSPAIGEGTGELEPIDDESCVFHAGTDTLDWLAFRILGLGCEFTVHEPPELIDHLREMAARARRGTKSTVD, encoded by the coding sequence ATGACCGACACGCCCGCCCGGCTGCTGAGCCTGCTGTCACTCCTGCAAACCCCACGCGAGTGGCCCGGCAGCGAGCTCGCCGACCGGCTGGAGGTCAGTCCGCGGACCATCCGGCGCGACATCGACCGCTTGCGCGAGCTCGGTTACCCCGTCGAAGCGTCGCGAGGTTCCGAAGGCGGCTACCGGCTGGTCGCCGGTACGGCGATGCCGCCGCTGCTGCTCGACGACGAGGAGGCCGTCGCGATCGCTGTCGGTCTCCGGAGTGCCGCCGGGCAGGCGATCTCGGGAATCGAGGAGTCTTCGGTGCGGGCGCTGGCCAAACTCGAGCAGGTGCTGCCGTCGCGGCTGCGGTATCGGGTCGGCGCGCTGGGCGCCGCGACCGTGCCGATCCCGGGCACCGGGTCCGTGGTGGACCCGGAACACCTCACGGTCTTCGCGGGCGCGATCGCCAACACCGAACGGACCCGGTTCACCTATCGCACCGGCGACGGGACCGAATCCCGGCGGCATGTGGAACCGCATCGGCTCGTCTCCGCCGGACGCCGGTGGTACCTGCTCGGCTACGACCTCGACCGGGACGACTGGCGGATCTTCCGCGCGGACCGGATCTCGGAACCGCGGGCGACCGGTGGCCGGGCGACGCCGAGACAGCCACCCGCGAAGGATGTGGCGGCCTATGTCACGGACAAGATGTACAGCCTCCTTCCCACCTACAGCGCATGCGTGACCCTGCACGCGCCGATCGGCCAGGTCTCCCCCGCGATCGGCGAGGGAACCGGCGAGCTGGAACCGATCGACGACGAGAGCTGCGTTTTCCACGCGGGCACGGACACCCTGGACTGGCTCGCGTTCCGCATCCTCGGGCTCGGCTGCGAATTCACCGTGCACGAACCGCCGGAACTGATCGATCATCTCAGGGAGATGGCGGCCAGGGCTCGGCGCGGAACAAAGTCCACAGTGGACTGA